In a genomic window of Taeniopygia guttata chromosome 13, bTaeGut7.mat, whole genome shotgun sequence:
- the LOC100220115 gene encoding protocadherin alpha-C2 isoform X4, with protein MAAAARRSRGGAAVLGPLLLLGLCAGRAAGGPLRYSVREELPHGAFVGSVARDLGVEPRRLAARGARITSGSGRQYLELELGRGALLVRERMDREALCELSPSCFLSLELVIEQPIEVHNVEVEVLDINDNAPRFPRQDYRLEISESAVPGARFHIESAQDPDVGTNSVQNYLLSPNRHFALDLKGFQSGSKLLELVLQQPLDREQSALQQLVLTAVDGGDPPKSGTAQISVRVVDTNDNPPAFDRSTYTVSLLENSLPGTLVVKLNASDPDEGSNGDVIYSFGSYTPQKVRQLFSVDPHSGEVRVNGTLDYEEASSYEIYVQATDQGPVSMAGHCKVLVNIVDVNDNAPEVQLTSLYSPVPEDARSGTVVALMSVTDQDSGLNKQVSLRIPPGLPFTLNSFKNSYTLVTQGKLDHEKAAAYNITVTATDSGSPPLSSQKVIHVEISDINDNPPRFEEPVYSVYIPENNPLGAFLCTIKATDPDVAKNAYVSYSLLDGEIEGLPVASYVSIKSDSGNMYAVRSFDYETLREFQVIVQAQDAGIPPLSSTVTVYIYVVDENDHAPQILYPTSTNTSAALEMIPRSAYAGYLVTKIIAIDGDSGQNAWLFFYLVQTSDPGLFRIELHTGEIRTTRKLGEDSTPTFNLTVEVRDNGEPSMSSSVAITIAVVDRVSKIIPDRRRHFKSPSNYSEVTLYLIIALSAVSFVFLFTIIGLAIIKCYRYSLYGSSCCAGCCTVRERSPAELYKQANNNIDARLPQGLKVQPHFIEVRGNGSLTKTYCYKACLTAGSGSDTFMFYNTCGPTGTTGPSAVVTERHLTGQSGQSAQNLIILRNDSITPNEPKHPNPDWRYSASLRAGMQRT; from the coding sequence ATGGCGGCGGCCGCTCGGCGGagccgcggcggggcggcggtGCTGggcccgctgctgctgctggggctgtgtgccgggcgggcagcgggcgGGCCGCTCCGCTACTCGGTGCGGGAGGAGCTGCCGCACGGCGCCTTCGTGGGCAGCGTGGCGAGGGACCTGGGCGTGGAACCGCGGCGGCTGGCGGCCAGGGGAGCGCGGATCACCTCGGGCAGCGGCCGGCAGTACCTGGAGTTGGAGCTGGGCCGCGGGGCGCTGCTGGTGCGGGAGCGCATGGACCGCGAGGCGCTCTGCGAGCTGAGCCCCTCCTGCTtcctcagcctggagctggtCATCGAGCAGCCCATCGAGGTGCACAACGTGGAGGTGGAGGTGCTGGACATCAATGACAACGCGCCGCGCTTCCCCCGCCAGGATTACCGGCTGGAGATCAGTGAGTCTGCCGTGCCCGGGGCCCGTTTCCACATCGAGAGTGCCCAGGACCCCGATGTGGGCACCAACTCTGTGCAGAACTATCTGCTCAGCCCCAATCGCCACTTTGCCCTGGATCTTAAAGGCTTCCAGAGTGGCAGCAAACTCCTGGaactggtgctgcagcagccactggaCCGGGAGCAgagtgccctgcagcagctggtgctGACTGCTGTGGATGGTGGGGATCCCCCCAAATCCGGCACGGCCCAGATCTCTGTGCGAGTTGTGGATACCAATGACAACCCACCTGCCTTTGACCGCTCCACCTACACCGTGAGCCTTCTGGAGAACTCCCTGCCTGGCACGCTAGTGGTCAAACTCAATGCCTCAGACCCGGATGAGGGCTCTAACGGGGATGTGATCTACTCCTTCGGCAGCTACACCCCCCAGAAGGTGAGACAGCTCTTTAGCGTGGACCCACATTCAGGGGAGGTGCGGGTTAATGGCACTTTGGACTATGAGGAGGCATCCTCCTATGAGATCTATGTACAAGCCACTGATCAGGGCCCCGTCTCTATGGCTGGGCACTGCAAGGTGCTGGTCAACATTGTGGATGTCAATGATAATGCTCCTGAAGTGCAGCTGACCTCCCTGTACAGCCCAGTACCAGAGGATGCAAGGTCAGGAACTGTGGTGGCCCTGATGAGTGTCACTGACCAGGACTCAGGGCTGAACAAGCAGGTGAGCCTGCGCATTCCCCCCGGCCTCCCCTTCACTCTCAACTCCTTCAAGAACTCCTATACCTTGGTCACCCAGGGCAAACTGGACCACGAGAAAGCAGCAGCCTACAACATCACTGTTACTGCTACTGATTCTGGGAGCCCCCCTCTGTCCTCCCAGAAGGTGATCCATGTGGAGATCTCCGACATCAACGACAATCCTCCACGCTTCGAGGAGCCTGTGTACTCAGTTTACATCCCTGAGAACAACCCCCTTGGAGCCTTCCTGTGCACTATAAAAGCCACTGACCCAGATGTCGCCAAAAATGCCTATGTGTCCTATTCTCTACTCGATGGAGAGATTGAAGGGCTACCAGTTGCTTCCTATGTCTCCATTAAATCTGACAGTGGCAACATGTATGCTGTCAGGTCCTTTGACTATGAGACACTGAGGGAGTTCCAGGTGATTGTCCAGGCTCAGGATGCTGGGATCCCACCACTGAGCAGCACTGTCACTGTCTACATCTACGTGGTGGATGAGAATGACCACGCTCCACAGATTCTGTATCCTACCTCAACCAACACTTCCGCAGCCCTGGAGATGATCCCACGCTCGGCATATGCTGGATATTTGGTAACCAAAATTATAGCCATTGATGGGGACTCAGGACAAAATGCCTGGTTGTTCTTCTACCTGGTGCAAACCTCAGATCCGGGTTTGTTCAGGATAGAGCTCCATACTGGGGAGATTAGGACTACTCGCAAACTGGGGGAGGACAGCACACCTACTTTCAACCTGACGGTGGAGGTGAGAGACAATGGAGAGCCATCGATGTCCTCTTCAGTAGCCATCACTATTGCTGTGGTGGACAGAGTTTCCAAAATCATCCCTGATAGAAGAAGACACTTTAAAAGCCCAAGCAATTACTCAGAGGTCACTCTTTATCTCATTATCGCTTTGAGCGCCGTCTCCTTCGTTTTCCTTTTCACAATCATTGGGCTTGCTATCATCAAGTGCTACAGATACAGTCTGTATGGGAGCTCCTGCTGTGCAGGGTGCTGTACTGTCAGAGAACGGAGCCCTGCTGAATTGTACAAGCAGGCCAACAACAACATTGATGCTAGATTGCCCCAAGGTTTAAAAGTCCAGCCCCATTTCATTGAAGTGAGGGGCAATGGGTCTCTCACTAAGACCTACTGCTATAAAGCCTGCCTGACTGCAGGATCAGGAAGTGACACTTTCATGTTTTACAATACCTGTGGCCCAACAGGAACTACTGGTCCCTCTGCAGTGGTGACTGAGAGGCATCTGACAGGACAAAGTGGGCAGAGTGCACAAAACCTGATCATACTTAGAAATGACTCCATTACTCCTAATGAG